A stretch of Kaistella flava (ex Peng et al. 2021) DNA encodes these proteins:
- a CDS encoding elongation factor G, producing the protein MSANTKNLRNVVLLGHSDSGKTTLIETMLYEGGAIKRRGSVEGQNTVSDNTDLEHEKGKTLFSHQMFVNWRNNKINVIDTPGFDDFIGEVVSSLKVADTAIIVLNAANGVEVGTELVWEYVEKYQTPAIFVINQMDHPKADFDKTLEQAKERFGTKLLPIQYPYNSGENFNSIIDALRMVMYVFPADGGKPEKKQIPDSEIDRVNEMHNALVEIAAENEEGLMEKYFEEGYLSEEELAKGITIALAKQQFFPVFVTSGLKDMGSGRLMGFLDDIAPSPAERPARKLENGDEVSYNSDDKTTIFIYKTISEPQVGIISYFKVLSGTLKPGDELVNAENGETERISQLFVAVGKDRIPVNELVAGDLGVTVKLKFARSNHTLNLKGLDRKVRPMEFPESRIRKAIYTDAAADMEKLVTALHKIQEEDPTLKVEQSSELKQTILHGQGQLHLDLVKERLQDDFGVKMNFAEPRISYRETITGNADANYRHKKQSGGNGQFGEIHMRVENFYDGMEEPTGFNIRQKETEDLPWGGKLSFYWCIVGGTIDNRYIGAIKKGIMQQMSEGPLTGSRCQNIRVIIYDGKMHSVDSNDISFQLAAAGAFKEAFHQAKPQLLEPMYSVEILCPDEDTGDVMGDLQTRRAIISGMDSEGHYQKILADVPLAELHDYGSTLRSITGGRAKFTMKFADYQLVPSNVQQDLIKKHAQLEEA; encoded by the coding sequence ATGAGTGCTAATACCAAAAATTTACGAAATGTGGTTTTGCTCGGACATTCCGACAGTGGTAAAACTACATTGATTGAAACCATGTTGTACGAAGGCGGGGCGATTAAGCGCCGTGGTAGTGTAGAAGGTCAAAACACGGTGAGCGACAATACTGATTTAGAACATGAAAAAGGGAAAACGCTCTTTTCCCACCAAATGTTCGTCAACTGGCGAAATAATAAAATCAACGTGATTGATACGCCGGGATTTGATGATTTTATTGGCGAAGTAGTATCTTCTTTAAAGGTTGCAGACACCGCGATTATCGTTTTAAATGCAGCCAATGGCGTGGAAGTAGGAACTGAACTCGTTTGGGAATATGTTGAGAAATATCAGACTCCTGCGATATTCGTGATCAACCAGATGGATCATCCGAAAGCCGATTTCGATAAAACTTTAGAACAGGCAAAAGAACGTTTTGGAACCAAGCTTCTTCCAATTCAATATCCTTATAATTCAGGCGAGAATTTTAATTCTATTATCGATGCCTTAAGAATGGTGATGTACGTATTTCCAGCAGATGGTGGGAAGCCGGAGAAAAAACAAATTCCGGATAGTGAAATCGACAGAGTTAACGAAATGCATAATGCTTTGGTAGAAATCGCCGCTGAGAATGAAGAAGGTTTAATGGAGAAATATTTTGAAGAAGGTTATCTTTCTGAAGAAGAACTGGCGAAAGGAATTACCATCGCTTTAGCCAAACAACAATTCTTTCCAGTATTTGTAACCAGTGGTTTAAAAGATATGGGAAGTGGCCGACTGATGGGATTCCTTGATGACATCGCGCCTTCTCCTGCCGAAAGACCTGCCAGAAAATTAGAAAATGGCGATGAAGTTTCTTATAACTCCGATGATAAAACAACGATTTTTATTTATAAAACGATTTCTGAACCACAAGTTGGAATCATTTCTTATTTCAAAGTTCTAAGTGGAACTTTAAAACCAGGCGATGAATTGGTGAATGCTGAAAATGGTGAAACCGAACGTATTTCTCAATTATTCGTGGCGGTCGGAAAAGACAGAATTCCGGTGAATGAATTGGTTGCCGGAGATTTAGGCGTTACCGTTAAATTAAAATTTGCGCGTTCAAACCACACTTTAAATTTAAAAGGATTAGACCGAAAAGTTCGTCCGATGGAATTCCCGGAAAGCAGAATTAGAAAAGCAATTTATACCGATGCTGCTGCCGATATGGAAAAACTGGTAACAGCTTTACATAAAATTCAGGAAGAAGATCCAACATTGAAAGTGGAACAATCTTCTGAATTAAAACAAACGATTCTTCATGGTCAAGGTCAATTGCATCTGGATTTAGTGAAAGAAAGATTACAGGATGACTTTGGTGTAAAAATGAATTTTGCCGAACCGAGGATTTCCTATCGAGAAACCATTACCGGAAACGCTGATGCCAATTATCGCCACAAAAAACAGTCCGGCGGTAATGGTCAATTTGGTGAAATCCATATGAGAGTAGAAAATTTCTACGATGGAATGGAAGAGCCCACTGGCTTTAACATTCGACAAAAAGAAACTGAAGATCTACCTTGGGGCGGAAAACTTTCTTTTTACTGGTGTATCGTCGGCGGCACCATTGATAACCGTTATATCGGCGCCATTAAAAAAGGGATTATGCAACAGATGAGCGAAGGTCCGCTGACAGGTTCCCGCTGTCAAAATATTCGGGTAATTATTTATGATGGAAAAATGCACAGTGTAGATTCGAATGATATTTCTTTCCAACTGGCTGCGGCTGGTGCTTTTAAAGAAGCATTCCATCAAGCAAAACCTCAACTTTTGGAACCAATGTATTCTGTAGAAATTCTTTGTCCTGATGAAGATACCGGCGACGTGATGGGAGATTTACAAACCCGACGTGCGATTATTTCAGGAATGGATTCCGAAGGTCATTATCAAAAAATATTGGCAGATGTTCCATTGGCAGAATTACACGATTACGGTTCTACGCTGCGTTCCATTACTGGTGGTCGTGCGAAATTTACGATGAAGTTTGCCGATTACCAATTGGTTCCTTCGAACGTTCAGCAAGATTTAATTAAAAAACATGCTCAGCTAGAAGAAGCTTAG
- a CDS encoding DUF6646 family protein produces MKKIFLSAMIAVFGIANAQSDAFKGAGDTRYQIGANLQNGGTGIMTSADFGLGESFSIGAQAGYLLGAKEIEGFDKPSFGDRFDIKARFNANLGSVLGLPENIDVYPGLNLGLKNFGGHLGARMFFDKGFGLFAEAQVPFAKYSDKDKVYKNLNNQFQMNVGVSFDLSK; encoded by the coding sequence ATGAAAAAAATATTTTTATCTGCAATGATTGCAGTTTTCGGAATTGCAAATGCTCAGTCTGACGCTTTCAAAGGAGCTGGTGATACGCGTTACCAAATCGGTGCAAACCTGCAAAATGGTGGAACAGGAATTATGACTTCGGCAGATTTCGGTTTAGGAGAAAGTTTCTCCATTGGTGCACAAGCCGGATATTTATTAGGTGCTAAAGAAATCGAAGGTTTTGACAAACCTTCATTTGGTGATCGCTTTGACATTAAAGCGAGATTCAATGCAAATCTTGGTAGTGTTTTAGGATTACCGGAAAATATCGATGTTTATCCAGGTCTTAATTTAGGTCTTAAAAACTTTGGTGGTCATTTAGGAGCGAGAATGTTCTTTGATAAAGGTTTCGGTCTTTTTGCTGAAGCACAAGTTCCTTTCGCTAAATACAGCGATAAAGATAAAGTGTACAAAAACCTGAACAATCAGTTCCAGATGAATGTTGGAGTTTCATTTGATCTTTCAAAATAA
- a CDS encoding PQQ-dependent sugar dehydrogenase — translation MKYSILSISAITAFSFLAACSGNSTTSTVDRNSVISADQLPNPETAEKNSPTYKPAFENQTRAEGLKTKTAYQVEVINSALGKPWGIINLPDGRFLITEKSGFMNIVTADGKTITKVGGFPTVDPNGQGGLLDVALDPDFKNNRMIYWTFSEPVSGGNHTSVGKGKLSADEKRVENPQVIFRATPTYDGKLHYGSRLVFDKDGNLFVSTGERSDLETRPLAQNTMAYLGKVLKITKDGKPAPGNPFLGNSKYKPEIYSYGHRNPQGLALDEKGQLWEAEMGPKGGDEVNLIQPGKNYGWGDVTYGIEYSGKKVGAGIQQKEGTEQPVYYWDPSISMSGITFYTGNIDEWKNNMMLGCLSGEKIIRLVIKNNKVVGEEWLLADTKERFRDVLSGQDGNLYAITDTGKLYKISKK, via the coding sequence ATGAAATATTCAATCTTGTCAATCTCAGCAATTACCGCTTTTTCATTTTTGGCTGCGTGTTCTGGAAATTCTACAACTTCAACTGTCGATAGAAACAGTGTGATATCAGCAGATCAATTACCAAATCCTGAAACTGCCGAGAAAAATTCACCTACCTATAAACCAGCCTTTGAAAATCAAACCAGAGCTGAAGGTTTAAAAACAAAAACTGCTTATCAAGTGGAAGTTATTAATTCAGCATTAGGAAAACCTTGGGGAATTATCAATTTACCTGATGGTCGATTTTTGATTACAGAAAAATCAGGCTTCATGAATATTGTTACGGCAGACGGAAAAACAATTACTAAAGTGGGAGGTTTTCCTACAGTTGATCCAAATGGACAAGGTGGCTTGTTAGATGTTGCACTTGACCCTGATTTTAAAAATAACAGAATGATTTACTGGACTTTCTCCGAACCTGTTTCAGGTGGAAATCACACTTCTGTCGGGAAAGGAAAACTTTCTGCTGATGAAAAAAGAGTTGAAAATCCACAAGTTATTTTTAGAGCAACCCCAACTTATGATGGTAAGTTGCATTACGGAAGTCGACTGGTTTTTGATAAAGACGGAAATCTCTTTGTAAGTACTGGCGAACGTTCAGATCTGGAAACAAGACCATTAGCACAAAATACAATGGCGTATTTAGGGAAAGTTTTAAAAATTACGAAAGATGGAAAACCGGCGCCGGGAAATCCTTTCCTTGGAAATTCAAAATATAAACCAGAGATTTATTCTTACGGACATCGAAATCCACAAGGTTTAGCCCTGGATGAAAAAGGACAGCTTTGGGAAGCCGAGATGGGACCAAAAGGTGGCGACGAAGTTAATTTAATTCAACCCGGAAAAAATTACGGTTGGGGAGATGTTACGTATGGAATTGAATATAGCGGGAAAAAAGTGGGAGCAGGAATTCAGCAGAAGGAGGGAACTGAGCAGCCCGTCTATTATTGGGATCCATCAATTTCAATGAGTGGAATTACTTTCTATACCGGAAATATCGACGAATGGAAAAATAATATGATGCTCGGCTGTTTGAGTGGTGAGAAAATTATCCGTTTAGTGATAAAAAATAATAAAGTTGTTGGCGAAGAATGGCTGTTGGCAGATACAAAAGAGCGTTTTCGTGATGTGTTAAGTGGACAGGATGGAAACCTCTACGCCATTACTGACACTGGAAAGCTGTATAAAATCTCAAAGAAATAA
- a CDS encoding BlaI/MecI/CopY family transcriptional regulator, with product MKQKLTEAEKQIMDILWEQKVAFMKDILEIYPDPKPASTTIATLLKRMQTKNLVGYKTFGNSREYFPKVDKETYFNQEMNSMIDRFFNSSVSQFASFFASNKKLSQSQLKELREIIDHQIKE from the coding sequence ATGAAACAGAAATTAACCGAAGCCGAAAAACAGATCATGGATATTTTATGGGAACAGAAAGTTGCTTTCATGAAAGATATTTTAGAAATTTATCCTGACCCAAAACCCGCTTCAACAACGATAGCAACGCTTCTAAAAAGAATGCAGACGAAAAATTTAGTAGGATATAAAACCTTTGGCAACTCAAGAGAGTATTTTCCTAAAGTTGATAAGGAAACGTATTTCAATCAGGAGATGAATTCGATGATTGACCGTTTTTTCAATAGTTCCGTATCGCAATTTGCTTCATTTTTCGCTTCCAATAAAAAGCTTTCACAAAGCCAGTTGAAAGAACTTCGAGAGATCATCGATCACCAAATAAAAGAGTAA
- a CDS encoding M56 family metallopeptidase has protein sequence METLILKITLSSCLLIGFYYLFLEKERIFKFNRIYLLVALLFAYVIPFIPFDSTFIAKGQSNLIIGEPVQDFQQINIIKDAGIDWIKFLLVFYVAVSIFFLIKFIYSIVKIKFLKGEKRNYRNQNILIIDKNYAPFSFLDTIYFSRKHLVNDQIDERIFLHEKCHIVERHSADILFLEFLKIFSWFNPALFFFKKAMITNHEFLADEYVLQNNYDISNYQHLILNEIKISQSSNLTHQFDFNNTKKRFIMMTSKNSRFTWLKKFTLLPVLAILFVLFTKKANAQTETSAIAEPTPLQNEQQDIAMPIVETNATAAEKEFIEVSKKIREEFELKKDTIKKKQDVATPVPPSQAKFTGILPQFPDGINAFRTLIQTNFDTSVVKDQKGVIKTVIYTKIDENGRMTDVLAEGPNETFNKEAERVVKLISIDHVWKPATEDGQPVNYRFTLPLTMQFQ, from the coding sequence ATGGAAACACTTATTTTAAAAATCACCCTTTCTTCCTGTTTGCTTATTGGTTTCTATTATTTATTTCTAGAAAAGGAGCGGATATTTAAATTCAATAGGATTTATCTTTTGGTTGCCTTACTATTTGCTTACGTAATTCCTTTTATTCCTTTTGATTCTACTTTTATCGCAAAAGGTCAATCCAATTTAATAATTGGAGAACCCGTTCAGGATTTTCAACAAATCAATATAATAAAAGATGCAGGTATCGATTGGATTAAATTTTTACTTGTTTTTTATGTCGCGGTTTCTATTTTCTTTTTAATCAAATTTATCTACTCTATCGTTAAGATTAAATTTTTGAAAGGTGAAAAAAGAAACTACAGAAACCAGAACATTCTGATTATCGATAAAAATTATGCTCCGTTCAGTTTTTTGGACACCATTTATTTTAGCAGAAAACATTTAGTCAATGATCAAATTGATGAACGCATATTTCTACACGAAAAATGTCATATCGTTGAAAGACATAGCGCTGATATTTTGTTTTTAGAATTTTTAAAAATATTTTCATGGTTTAATCCAGCCTTATTCTTTTTCAAAAAGGCAATGATCACCAATCATGAATTTCTGGCTGATGAATATGTTTTGCAAAATAATTATGACATCAGTAACTATCAACATTTAATTTTAAATGAAATTAAAATTTCACAAAGTTCTAATCTTACACACCAATTCGATTTTAATAACACCAAAAAAAGATTTATTATGATGACTTCTAAAAACTCCAGATTTACTTGGTTGAAGAAATTTACTCTTCTTCCAGTCCTCGCCATTCTATTTGTGCTTTTTACTAAGAAAGCAAATGCACAGACTGAAACATCTGCTATTGCAGAACCTACTCCTCTTCAAAATGAACAGCAAGATATTGCCATGCCAATTGTTGAGACGAACGCTACAGCAGCGGAGAAAGAGTTCATTGAGGTTTCCAAGAAAATACGAGAAGAATTTGAATTGAAGAAAGATACAATAAAGAAAAAACAAGATGTCGCAACACCAGTTCCACCGTCACAAGCAAAATTTACAGGAATTCTACCACAATTTCCAGATGGAATTAATGCTTTTAGAACTTTAATTCAGACCAATTTTGATACTTCTGTTGTTAAAGATCAAAAAGGTGTAATAAAAACAGTCATTTATACGAAAATCGACGAAAATGGAAGGATGACCGACGTGTTAGCTGAAGGTCCAAACGAAACATTTAATAAAGAAGCAGAAAGAGTGGTAAAACTAATAAGTATCGACCATGTTTGGAAACCAGCAACGGAAGATGGCCAACCAGTAAACTATAGATTTACGCTTCCTTTAACAATGCAGTTTCAATAA
- a CDS encoding GLPGLI family protein produces the protein MFKQFIKIASLFAFSFVFSQNKSFVYELKFKPNPTKDSIATEKFALDINDGKSMFRTLKDKEADSTFHATKRLSFMTTSFKDFKSVSKDLKTRETKKFINNFQKLVTVKIDEELIWNIEKETKETLGMKAQKATTTYGGRKWTAWFTNEIPLQEGPYVFHGLPGLITEINDTQNDYTFSLVQIKNSDRKLYEKEKALPVSWKQYEKLALDYYSDPTREINGKNAGGPVLMKWVDEKGNELIPNFKEMNEREQKEIRENNNPIELNHKIFYK, from the coding sequence ATGTTTAAACAATTCATAAAAATAGCTTCGCTATTCGCCTTTAGTTTCGTCTTCTCCCAAAATAAAAGTTTCGTTTATGAATTAAAATTCAAACCGAATCCGACAAAAGACAGCATCGCTACGGAAAAATTTGCGTTAGATATCAATGATGGGAAATCAATGTTTAGAACATTAAAAGACAAAGAAGCAGATTCTACTTTTCATGCTACGAAGAGACTAAGTTTTATGACCACTTCTTTTAAGGATTTCAAAAGTGTTTCGAAAGATCTGAAGACAAGGGAAACGAAGAAATTTATCAACAACTTTCAAAAACTCGTTACCGTTAAAATCGATGAAGAACTAATTTGGAATATTGAGAAAGAAACGAAGGAAACGTTAGGAATGAAAGCTCAAAAAGCAACTACAACTTACGGTGGCAGAAAGTGGACCGCGTGGTTCACCAATGAAATTCCATTGCAAGAAGGACCTTATGTTTTTCATGGATTACCTGGCTTAATTACTGAAATTAATGACACTCAAAATGATTATACTTTTTCATTAGTTCAAATTAAAAACTCCGATCGCAAATTGTATGAGAAAGAAAAAGCGTTACCCGTTTCCTGGAAACAATATGAAAAATTAGCACTGGATTATTATTCAGATCCGACCCGGGAAATAAATGGTAAAAATGCAGGAGGACCAGTTTTAATGAAATGGGTTGATGAAAAGGGCAATGAATTGATTCCTAATTTTAAAGAAATGAACGAAAGGGAGCAAAAAGAAATCCGCGAGAATAATAACCCAATTGAGTTAAATCATAAAATCTTCTATAAATGA